CTgtctccatcccttcccctcttAGCCCCCCCATGCAGCCCCCCCTCGCCCCGCCTATATATTTCTATATGCCATGTCTGCGCTCCAAGTCGTGCTGTGCTCGTGAGTTTTGGTTCGTTCGTTCAGGCCCCCTCGCTCGGTGTCGTGAGATTTATTTTTCCTCCCATCTCCGCCAAAAGAAAACTGACGGCGACAAAGTAAAGACAAGGACACGCTAATATACCAGCGAAGCCCCCCCATCCCGCCAGCGCCCCCCCAAAAATATAGAgaacaaaaaccaaataaaaagagaaagaaggaaaaccTTTCAATGCTTCTCCAGTCTGATTTCCAGGGCTGGGGTGCGGCGGCTTCTGGGGTGGGGGTTTTATACCCAGCACAGAGATGCAGCTGcgtctggggtggggcgcaggggcTGTTAATACAGGGACCCTTTGCCCTTGCTGGTGGACCTGGGAACTGCAGTCTTTTGGGGTGACAGTCACGTGGTGGACACCTGCACTCCGATTtcccccagggccccaaacccgACACAAAGGTTCAACTCAGCAAAGCATGCGGCTCAGAGACTGGAGTGTCTTTATTAACAGGAAAAATGGGTGGGGGAGCTTTCCCCCGCCATTAAAATCAGTTGCTCACTAAAATAATTTCATTATCCCACCCCAGATCCCTGGATGAGCtaatgaatggagagaggtgtCTGCAggaaacccaggagtccgggcccccagccccacatccccactCTAACCCAGCAGAACCCACTGCCTttccagagccagaaagagaacccaggagtcctggctcaaaggtcccttgctctaaccactagaccccactcccctcccagagctgggaagagaacccaggagtcctggcttccagcccccctgctctaaccacctgaccccactcccctcctagagccggggagagaacccaggagtccaggctccaaccccactcccctcccagcgcaGGATGCTCATTGCATGGTGGGGAGGTACATGGGGGTCACATCCCCCCAGTCCCGGGCATTCCTCACCGCCCAGCCTATCAGCTGTGGCGCCTTGGTGAGGAAGATGGCGATCAGGGTGCGGACATCTCCCTCGGCCGAGTGCGCTCTGTCGGGGTCCCTCCCGAAGAGCCCCTGGAAGAGCGCCCCTAGGCTGtaccccccctcgccccccaggcCCAGCTTCTTCATGGCCTGCAGGGTGTCCAGGCAGCCGGTGGCAGGGGGCAGCTCAACCCCCACGCGGGCCAGCTCCGTCCGCAGCAGGGGGAAGTCATAGCTGAAGCCGTTGTGGGCCACCAGGCAGAGCGGGGGGGCTTGGCGGGCTAGGAACCCCTCCAGGGCCTGAGCCACGGCCTGGTCCAGGCCCCGCTTCCCATTCTCCTCCAGGTCCTGCTGGCTCAGCCCCGTGATGCAGGCGGCTTCCGGGGTGAAGGGCTGTTGGGGGTCGATGCACAGGGTCAGCTGGTCCAGGACAcggggcagccagggggcaccGGTGGGTGCGTCCTGCGGGGGACGCTGCAGGAGGGAGCGGCGGTGCAGGGAGAAGAGAGACAGCTCCGTGATGCGGGGGCGGTCCCGGGGCAGGCCAGTGGTCTCCAGGTCAAAGAAGACGAAGGTTTGGAAATCTTGGGGGGCCAGCATGGCTGGGGAGGAAGAGGCGTGTGAGCAGAAGCCAGTGATgcggctgcctctggggtggagtgcgggggctgtttatacagggaccccGTGGAAGGggtagagcagggagccaggactcctgggttttctctctgggtctgggaggggcatggggtttagtggttagagcagggggggcttggagccaggactcctgggttctctccctggctctgggaggggagtggagtctggtggttagagcagtggggattgggagccagaactcctgggttcttcaGCACTCACCCGCCAAGTGACTGCAGTTAAGCCTCTCTGTGGctgtgtgcctcggtttcccctctgTTGTGTGCAGATAGCTCGGCTGGTAGATATTTCCTTAGCTGCTCCCGGGTGCtgtgtgagctctttggggcggTGCCAGGGAGGGCTGAGGGCAGGTCACTTGTCATCTGTGCGGGCGGGGGCCGGTTCCTCGTCCTCGGGGAAACCGAAACCGTCCCACGCAAAGCGATGAGTCTGCTTCCCCCTGGGGGCGTGGGAGGAACGCCCTGCCAGCGCCCaaggaacccaggcgtccgggctcccagccccccgccctgCCAGCGCCcagggaacccaggcgtcctggcttctccctgctcccttccccccaccatgaGACCCCTCCCTGAGCACagatgggacccaggcgtcctggccgGATCtcagcccccccagctctggggcagcaggAATTAGGGGCCACAAAGAGCCCCGGGTCTCCCACGGCAGCTACTAGCcacgtggggaaactgaggcaggcggGGGGGCGGGCAGAAGCTTGCACGAGGCCTCCGGCAGCCCCAGGGGGAGCGTTGCGAGCGGGACAGGGGAGAGATGGGCGGGGCGTGCTGGCAGGGGCGTTGCTAGGCTGGGAGGGGCGTTGCTAGGGGCGGGGAGAGATGGGCGGGGCGTTGCCAGGGGCGGGGCGCGCTGGCAGGGGCGTTGCTAGGGGCAGGGTGAGAGGGGCGGGGCGTTGCCAGGGGCGGGGCGTGATGGGCGGGGCGTTCCCCAGGCCAGGCCCCTCCCTCCGTGTCACTTCCCGTCGCCGCTGGCGCTTCCTGTCCTGGGCCTGCTCCGCGCGCCGGAACCGCGGGCACCGACCCCCCCGGCCGGGCCATGGAGCGGTACCGGGGGCTGACGGACACCGAGCTCATCGCCATGCTGCACCGCTACGGCATCCCGCACGGGCCGGTCGTGGGTACGGGGCGCTgcgcggggcggggcggggcgctGCGCGGGGAGGGGTTTNNNNNNNNNNNNNNNNNNNNNNNNNNNNNNNNNNNNNNNNNNNNNNNNNNNNNNNNNNNNNNNNNNNNNNNNNNNNNNNNNNNNNNNNNNNNNNNNNNNNNNNNNNNNNNNNNNNNNNNNNNNNNNNNNNNNNNNNNNNNNNNNNNNNNNNNNNNNNNNNNNNNNNNNNNNNNNNNNNNNNNNNNNNNNNNNNNNNNNNNNNNNNNNNNNNNNNNNNNNNNNNNNNNNNNNNNNNNNNNNNNNNNNNNNNNNNNNNNNNNNNNNNNNNNNNNNNNNNNNNNNNNNNNNNNNNNNNNNNNNNNNNNNNNNNNNNNNNNNNNNNNNNNNNNNNNNNNNNNNNNNNNNNNNNNNNNNNNNNNNNNNNNNNNNNNNNNNNNNNNNNNNNNNNNNNNNNNNNNNNNNNNNNNNNNNNNNNNNNNNNNNNNNNNNNNNNNNNNNNNNNNNNNNNNNNNNNNNNNNNNNNNNNNNNNNNNNNNNNNNNNNNNNNNNNNNNNNNNNNNNNNNNNNNNNNNNNNNNNNNNNNNNNNNNNNNNNNNNNNNNNNNNNNNNNNNNNNNNNNNNNNNNNNNNNNNNNNNNNNNNNNNNNNNNNNNNNNNNNNNNNNNNNNNNNNNNNNNNNNNNNNNNNNNNNNNNNNNNNNNNNNNNNNNNNNNNNNNNNNNNNNNNNNNNNNNNNNNNNNNNNNNNNNNNNNNNNNNNNNNNNNNNNNNNNNNNNNNNNNNNNNNNNNNNNNNNNNNNNNNNNNNNNNNNNNNNNNNNNNNNNNNNNNNNNNNNNNNNNNNNNNNNNNNNNNNNNNNNNNNNNNNNNNNNNNNNNNNNNNNNNNNNNNNNNNNNNNNNNNNNNNNNNNNNNNNNNNNNNNNNNNNNNNNNNNNNNNNNNNNNNNNNNNNNNNNNNNNNNNNNNNNNNNNNNNNNNNNNNNNNNNNNNNNNNNNNNNNNNNNNNNNNNNNNNNNNNNNNNNNNNNNNNNNNNNNNNNNNNNNNNNNNNNNNNNNNNNNNNNNNNNNNNNNNNNNNNNNNNNNNNNNNNNNNNNNNNNNNNNNNNNNNNNNNNNNNNNNNNNNNNNNNNNNNNNNNNNNNNNNNNNNNNNNNNNNNNNNNNNNNNNNNNNNNNNNNNNNNNNNNNNNNNNNNNNNNNNNNNNNNNNNNNNNNNNNNNNNNNNNNNNNNNNNNNNNNNNNNNNNNNNNNNNNNNNNNNNNNNNNNNNNNNNNNNNNNNNNNNNNNNNNNNNNNNNNNNNNNNNNNNNNNNNNNNNNNNNNNNNNNNNNNNNNNNNNNNNNNNNNNNNNNNNNNNNNNNNNNNNNNNNNNNNNNNNNNNNNNNNNNNNNNNNNNNNNNNNNNNNNNNNNNNNNNNNNNNNNNNNNNNNNNNNNNNNNNNNNNNNNNNNNNNNNNNNNNNNNNNNNNNNNNNNNNNNNNNNNNNNNNNNNNNNNNNNNNNNNNNNNNNNNNNNNNNNNNNNNNNNNNNNNNNNNNNNNNNNNNNNNNNNNNNNNNNNNNNNNNNNNNNNNNNNNNNNNNNNNNNNNNNNNNNNNNNNNNNNNNNNNNNNNNNNNNNNNNNNNNNNNNNNNNNNNNNNNNNNNNNNNNNNNNNNNNNNNNNNNNNNNNNNNNNNNNNNNNNNNNNNNNNNNNNNNNNNNNNNNNNNNNNNNNNNNNNNNNNNNNNNNNNNNNNNNNNNNNNNNNNNNNNNNNNNNNNNNNNNNNNNNNNNNNNNNNNNNNNNNNNNNNNNNNNNNNNNNNNNNNNNNNNNNNNNNNNNNNNNNNNNNNNNNNNNNNNNNNNNNNNNNNNNNNNNNNNNNNNNNNNNNNNNNNNNNNNNNNNNNNNNNNNNNNNNNNNNNNNNNNNNNNNNNNNNNNNNNNNNNNNNNNNNNNNNNNNNNNNNNNNNNNNNNNNNNNNNNNNNNNNNNNNNNNNNNNNNNNNNNNNNNNNNNNNNNNNNNNNNNNNNNNNN
This window of the Chelonoidis abingdonii isolate Lonesome George unplaced genomic scaffold, CheloAbing_2.0 scaffold0987, whole genome shotgun sequence genome carries:
- the TREX2 gene encoding three prime repair exonuclease 2 encodes the protein MLAPQDFQTFVFFDLETTGLPRDRPRITELSLFSLHRRSLLQRPPQDAPTGAPWLPRVLDQLTLCIDPQQPFTPEAACITGLSQQDLEENGKRGLDQAVAQALEGFLARQAPPLCLVAHNGFSYDFPLLRTELARVGVELPPATGCLDTLQAMKKLGLGGEGGYSLGALFQGLFGRDPDRAHSAEGDVRTLIAIFLTKAPQLIGWAVRNARDWGDVTPMYLPTMQ